A part of Streptomyces sp. NBC_01235 genomic DNA contains:
- a CDS encoding dihydrofolate reductase family protein, with translation MRSVTYSMSVSLDGYIVGPDGGFDWTAPDEEVFRFATDEVREVGVHLLGRRLYETMLYWETADQNPSLDFSTLEFAAIWKPLPKVVFSTTLSAVQGNARLASGGLAEEIERLRAEPGDGDIAIGGATLAAEAAALGLIDEYRARVYPVLVGGGIPFFPRHERRVDLELAETRTFSSGVVYLRYRVAR, from the coding sequence ATGCGCAGCGTGACCTATTCGATGAGCGTCTCACTTGACGGCTACATCGTCGGGCCGGACGGCGGCTTCGACTGGACGGCGCCCGACGAGGAGGTCTTTCGCTTCGCCACCGACGAGGTGCGAGAGGTCGGCGTCCACCTGTTGGGACGACGACTGTACGAGACGATGCTGTACTGGGAGACCGCCGACCAGAATCCATCGCTCGACTTCTCAACGCTCGAGTTTGCCGCGATCTGGAAGCCGCTCCCCAAGGTGGTGTTCTCCACCACGCTGTCGGCGGTGCAGGGCAATGCCCGCCTGGCCTCCGGCGGCCTGGCGGAGGAGATCGAGCGGTTGCGAGCCGAACCGGGGGACGGCGACATCGCGATCGGCGGCGCGACTCTCGCCGCCGAGGCGGCCGCCTTGGGTCTGATCGACGAGTACCGGGCCAGGGTCTACCCGGTGCTGGTCGGCGGTGGCATTCCGTTCTTTCCCCGGCACGAGCGCCGGGTGGATCTCGAACTCGCCGAGACCCGCACCTTCAGCTCGGGAGTCGTCTACCTCCGCTACCGCGTGGCGCGTTAG
- a CDS encoding PIG-L family deacetylase has product MNDWPLTLMAVHAHPDDEATGTGGVLARYAAEGIRTVLVTCTDGGCGDGPGGVKPGDPGHDPAAVALMRREELAASCEVLKISHLEMLDYADSGMMGWPTNDAPGSFWQTPVEEGAARLAELLRRYQPDVVVTYDENGFYGHPDHIQANRITMAALAMTALTPKVYWTTAPRSMMQRFGEVMREFGADGQEPDPAEAAALAEIGLPDEEITTWVDTTAFGGQKFDALAAHASQGENIFFLRMGQERFTELMGVETFIRVQDTTGAAVPENDLFAGLR; this is encoded by the coding sequence ATGAATGACTGGCCCTTGACGCTCATGGCGGTACACGCTCACCCCGACGATGAGGCCACTGGAACGGGAGGTGTCCTCGCGCGGTACGCGGCGGAGGGCATTCGCACGGTCCTCGTGACGTGCACCGACGGCGGTTGCGGTGACGGACCGGGGGGTGTCAAGCCGGGCGATCCCGGGCACGATCCGGCGGCCGTCGCCTTGATGCGGCGTGAAGAACTCGCGGCAAGCTGCGAAGTCCTGAAGATCAGTCATCTGGAGATGCTGGACTACGCCGACTCCGGGATGATGGGCTGGCCGACCAATGACGCCCCCGGATCCTTCTGGCAGACCCCCGTGGAGGAGGGCGCTGCCCGACTCGCGGAACTCTTGCGGCGCTACCAGCCCGATGTGGTCGTCACCTACGACGAGAACGGCTTCTACGGCCACCCCGACCACATCCAGGCCAACCGCATCACGATGGCGGCGCTGGCGATGACCGCGCTGACACCGAAGGTGTACTGGACGACGGCGCCCCGCTCGATGATGCAGCGGTTCGGGGAGGTCATGCGCGAGTTCGGGGCGGACGGACAGGAGCCGGATCCCGCTGAGGCCGCCGCGCTGGCCGAGATCGGACTCCCCGACGAGGAGATCACCACCTGGGTGGACACCACCGCGTTCGGCGGCCAGAAGTTCGATGCGCTGGCCGCACACGCCAGCCAGGGCGAGAACATCTTCTTCCTCAGGATGGGCCAGGAGAGGTTCACCGAGTTGATGGGCGTCGAGACCTTCATACGTGTCCAGGACACCACCGGAGCGGCCGTGCCCGAGAACGACCTGTTCGCCGGACTGCGCTGA